CTGCAAAATTTGCTGACTGGTATGTTCATTTAAGTGAAATAAAGAATTAAAATCACGATTTTTGTCTGTGGTGATTATCAATAAATGATTCTGTAAAGCTGACATCAAATCTCTTGGTTTAGTAATTTGGGTTTCTAACTCTAGAATTACTTGCCATAACCAACGATAATCAGGGACATTAAAAATTAAATCTTTTTCATCCAAAAGTTCACAAATTAGCCTCCGATATTCCGGAGAATTGAGATAAATTAATAATAATAACCATTCGGCTTTTTCTGAGCCGTTTTTTTCGGATTTATCTAGGATATTTTTTCTTGTAATTTCTGGGGATTTTCCCAGTGGTTTATTAACTTGCTTTGAGAGATTTTTTAAAATATATGGCAAACGAGCGGCATCTTTTTGAGCCAAAATTTCAGCACAATAATCTAGGTAAAAAGTCCGTTGATTACCATCGATTAACTTTTGCAGCAAACTAACCATACTACTAGACACTTGTTGAAAATGTAGTCCCTGTTTTAAATCTTTATTCACCAACATTTGCGAGATTTGCCAATCAATCCAAAAAGGAGATTTTTCGATTAATTCTCGATAACTATTTACCCCGTCAGCACGAGATTTAAGAAATTCATCGGCATCTTTACCATCGGGAAGATTAAGGATTTTTAGGTTAACTTGTCCTGAATAAACTAGGGAGTTAATTTCCTCGATCGCCCTTTGTGTCGCTTTAATTCCCGCTTGATCGGCATCAAAATTAAAGATTATTTGTTTACTTTCACTGTAGCGCAAAAGTAGCTTAATTTGCTCTTGACTTAAAGCTGTTCCTAAACAGGCAACCACATTATTAATACCGGCTGCATGGAGAGCGATCGCATCAAAATAACCCTCCACAACTATCGCTAAATCTTGCTGAATAATTGTCTGTTTAGCTCGATCGAGAGCAAAGAGAGTTTTTCCCTTTTCAAATAGAGGAGTATCGGGAGAATTTAGATACTTTGGTTGTTCATTACCTAAAGTACGACTACCAAAAGCGATCGCCCGTCCTTGACTATCAAAAATAGGAATCATTAAACGATCTCGAAATTGATCGTAATAACCACTACCATTTTGACGCGCTTTAATTAATCCCGCTTGTTCCACTAAAGCCACAGGATAGCGCTTTTGTTCCACTAAATAACGATAGAGAGTTTCCCAACCTTGGGGAGAATATCCCAGTTGAAAATTAGCGATGGTTTCTGGGGTTAGTTGTCGTTGTACCTTGAGATAATCTAACGCTTTTTCCCCTTGAGGTTGACTAAGGGCGTGTTGATAAAAACTCACCGCTACGGCCATTATTTCGTATAATTGTTCTTTGAGGGATAATTTCTGCTCTAATTCCTGACGCTGTTCTACTGCCAGAGTTTTAATCGGGATTTGATACCTTCTAGCAAGCTCAAAAACCACCTCACTAAAAGATTGTTTCCCCACCTCCATAAAGAATTTAATCCCGTTTCCCCCCGCACCACAGCCAAAACAGTAATACATTTGTTTGGCAGGACTAACCGTAAAACTAGGGGATTTTTCCTCGTGAAAGGGACATAAACCGACGTATTCCCTTCCCCTTTTTTTGAGGACGACTCTCTCGGAAATTAAATCCACAATATCAATTCTTTGTTTAACTTCTTCGATCGTATCTGGATGTAGTCTCGGTGTATCCATAATCAGTTATCAGTTATCAGTTATCAGTTATCAGGAGATTTGCTTTTATTTATTCTCCCCGTCTCCCCAATTCATCATTCATCATTCATAATTCATCATTCCCACTCCCCTCTCCTTCTCCCCCATCTCCCCACTGCGATGGCGGCATTTTGTCCTCCGAACCCGAAACTAAGAACGTAGGTTGGATTGAAGCATGAAACCCAACACCCGCTCATGTTACGCTACCCCTAACCCATCCTACAAATAATTGGGCTCTCTTCTTCTTTGTGTGATAAGTTTAACTTATATAGGAGCGCTCAATCTTTGTGTCCTTTGTGTCTTTGTGGTTCCTTCCAGTCGCTCGCCAGCAGGACTGTATCTTAGAATACATTTTACCCACCAAACCTAAGAGAGCCATAATTGTGCCTCCCTACTTATATTAAGTGAGCAGTATTAAATAAGAAGTGTCCCACCGTCTTTGTTTACCAATCGCTGATCACTGAAAAATCTCCCCAACACCTAGCACCCCCACTAATACCCTTTTTGACTCCTAGAAATTCGCACCCATAAGTAATAAGAAAGGACTTGACTTTGCCGGCGGCTTGTGCTATGCTTTTCTCATAATGGGAATCCGTGCAAATTTCAGCAAACCTAAATATTTCTATTATGAATAAAATCCTTTAAAAATATTATCTCAAAATCTCCCGACAAAAGCAAGCAAAATTTTCCCCATAATTGTTAAGTTTTCTTAAAAATGCAGAGACGGGCAAGGAAAGAACTGATCACTGATCACTGAAAAACTTCCCCACTGCGATGGCGGCATTTTGTCCTCCGAACCCGAAACTAAGACAGAGACAATTGTGCAGAGAAAAATTAACAGCCGATCTAGCTAAATTTAATTGAAAAGGCGACTCGCGCACACCGACACAGGGGGGAATTAGCTTATTTTTCAGAGCCATTAAACAAAAAGCCACACCTAACGCCCCCGAAGCCCCTAAAGTGTGTCCTGTTGCGCCTTTTGTCGAGCTTACAGCCACTTGCGAGCCAAAAATGCTGGCGATCAGGTTTGACTCCCGTTCATCGTTTAAACGGGTGCTAGTGCCGTGGGCGTGAATGTAATTAATTTCATCTTTTCTTAATTGACTTCTGTGCAAACATAGTTCTATCGCTTTGGTAGCACTACGATTATCCACCGCCGGGGCGCTAACATGATCGGCATCGCAGGTAAAACCATAGCCCAAAATTTGCCCGTAGATGGGGGCATTTCTGCTTAAAGCCAGTTCTTCCGATTCAAGGACTAAAATCGCGCCACCTTCGCCCAAAACCAAACCCTCTCTAGCTATATCAAAAGGATAACAGCCCGTTTTCGCCAAAGCTCCCATCTGTTCAAATCCCACCAAAGTTAAGGGAGTGATCGGAGTTTCGATCGCCCCGGCTAAAACTCGATCGCATTCTCCCATTTTGATTAATTCTACACCCTGGGCGATCGACCAGATGCCCGTGGCACAGGCCGCCATCGGTGCTAACACTGGGGCCCTGGTTTCTATCAATCTAGCGGTCAATACCGAGGCGCGATCGGGTAAACTATCTAACCAGTTTTCTACTATTCCCGTCGCTGCCATCCGTTCCCATAAACCCTGACAACCGCGACTAGAACCGATAGTGACACCACAATCCTTTAAGGGAGGCGTTAACTTCGCGTCTTCAAGGGCGGCAATCAGGGCAATTTTGGTTAAATCCTCTAAAAATGCCGGTTTGTGACCGATTAAACCCAAAGGTAACGCGGGTAAATCAGAAAAGGGTTGTTGCCTATTTATACCAGTTTTGCCCTCTAGTAATCTTTGCCAACTCTGACTTAAATTTCCCAGAGAACTGATCAACCCAATTCCCGTCACCACAACATTCATTTATCAGTTATCAGTTATCAGGTATCAGTTATCGGAATATTAAATGATTGGGGGGGGGGACGGCGAAGATTAAATTATTGTCGCCTGGTCCCACCCTAACCGATCGCTATTTTTTCAGATTTTCTGCACCAGAAATAACTTTGGCCGAGTCAATTTTATCCCCTTGTTTAATCGTATCGATCACTTCCATTCCCTTAGTGACATAACCAAAAACGGCATAATCACCATCGAGGAAATTGATATCCGACAGGGCAAAATAAAACTGAGAAGAAGCCGAATTAGGCTGTTGAGAACGGGCCATCGCGATCGCACCGCGTTTATGGGGTAAAGCGACGATGGGAGTGCGGGCCGTGGCCTGTTGACCGATTGCTTTCCCATAAATCGGCTCTTTTTCGTCTTTAAGGAGAATTTCCAAGGGAACATAACGGGGCTGCTTGGTTTCCGGGTCAACAAAACCACCAGTTCCGCGACCTTGGGGATCACCACCTTGGGCGACAAAAGGCTGCGGTTCTGTAACCACGCGATGGAAAGTTAAACCATTATAAAAACCTCTCCCCACCAGATCCACAAAGTTACCGGCGGTAATTGGGGCTGCATTGCCATCAATTTCGATCGTTACCGGTTTACCTTTGATGATCATCTCGACGACGGCAGTTCCATCTAAGCGGGGTTTGTAATTATCCATGTTGACACTGCCCGAACTGGCAGGTTGAGAGGTTTGGGTGATACTAGAATTATCGGGGGTGGAGTTAGCTTCTGGGGAAGAACAGCCGAAAAGTGTCGTCGTTGTGATTAAAAAAACACAAACCACAGACAGCCAGCCAGATTTTCTTATCTTCATCATTTTATAGCCAAAAAGAGCGAAAAAAGGCCTACAATCCCTCTAGAGGAATTTCCAGAAAACGAGCGAGTTCCGCTCCTTGATTTTCCAATTCCGAGAGGGACATCGGATCACCGACGCGAGTTAAAGGGATATCGCGACGCTGTTTAATCCGCAGGAATAGTTCCCGTTTCGGGTTGAGTCCTTCTCGCACTTCGGCCCGCACAGCTTGCACATCTTCCATGGGCCAATCGAGATCAATGCGACGATTTTTGCCGGGGTAGCCCCAACGAAAGATTTTAACTTTGCCGGTTTCCTTATTAAACTCGTTGTAACCACCTCCGACATTCCAGAGGAGAGATAACCAGAGATAGATGGCTAAAAGGGTCCCCGCAGTGCCATAAAAGAGGAGGGCGACTCCTTGGGGAATAAATTGTAAGGCACTGGTATCGCTAACGAGAAGTAGATTGACCTTCAAATAACTGGAAAGACCGGCGAGGAGAAACCCTAGACCGCCAATAGAGACGATTACAGCCCAAAAATAGTTACTAGGGCGACGCGCTCCCACTACTTCTTGCCGTAGGATCAGGCTATCTTTACTTGTTGTTTGCGCTTTCATGAATTCTTTTTAAGGTTGCCTAGAGTTATTTTACCAGCTTTTTTCTCGCCACTTCCCCAACCCCGACCCAGGGATGCAGCCGTTGATTTTTCTGGATGTACCCGTGTTTATCATAATATTTACTTATAGGTGAGTGGGGGAAGTTTAGGGGAAAATTCCCTAATCGTAATTCTCCTCGGCAACAATCATGCGTTAGATTTATTCGGGGTTTCCTTAATTTGTACCCAGTAACAACACATCAGATACAGCACGGGTTATGGTCTTTTGTCAAGGGGGAAGTCCAATAATTAAATCTCTACCTTTTAAAATACAAATGAACTATTAAAAGTAAATCCGTAGTCAATTACTCATAACTTCGGTGGCTGCTCGTAACTTTTAAGGTGTTTGTCCAAAGACCATATATAGACGCGGCGGCTTGGATTTTGATCACAAATTTTCTGCCAATCATGAATGATAGAAAAGTCCCCAGTCCCCTACGTTGCATCGCTTGATCAGGAAACTCTTTTAACCATCCTTGCAGGTCTTCTTGCTTTAGAAAATTAATAGGGGTGAAGGGAGATTTTCCTTCAAGAGCTTGTGTTACCTGATTTACAAATTTTTCTGCACAAGTGCGTCGCTGATTGCCATCTCCATTTTGGGCAATATGATTGCCAGTTTCCAGAATAGTCGCCATTGGCAAAAAAAGAGATTCTCTAGCTTCAATTTTCTCTTTTAACTCTTGAAATATTAACTCAGATTGACTCGCTTTGTGGGGTACATTAAGTATCTCTAAAAAGATCGAAGTATCGATCAGACAAATAGCTCCCATCAGGCTACTTCTCCCTGTTTTAATTGCTCTAACCAACTTAGCGCGTTTTGTTGACGTTGTTCTGCTGTGGACTTATCCTTTAAGAACTTATCTAATACTTGTTTAGTCATCAACTGACCAAGAGTTCCCTGCACAATTAATTCGGGGAAACGCTCTAAATCAGCTAATCGGACAATACGACTATCTCCTGCTTGCGGATCTCGGTAACAACAAAGTACATTTCCAATATCACTATCGGGTACTGCATCTAATAACGCCGGGTTATGGGAGGTGATCAGTACCCTCAGTTTTCTTTCTAAGGCGATCTCCCGAATTTGCTTAACTAAATTATCTGCACGACTGGGATGAACACCATTATCGATCTCTTCAATAATTACGAAAGTTCCAGGATTTACACTTAGTAGAGTTGCAGCAATCGCTAAAACTCTCAGAGTACCATCAGACAACAAAGGAGCATCTATCTGATGTTCTTTGTTCCCAAAAGACTCTATTAGTTTCACCATAACATCCTTGCGGTCTGTAATGATAAAGCGAATATCGGTAATATCCTGTTCTGGTAATGAACGAATGAAATCAAGCAACTTGTTTTTTTGAGTCTCTCCCTGCTGACAAACTGCGTAAAGAACACTAGAAAGGTTAGAGCCATCTTCTTTAATATCATCATCTTTAGCGTAAGCATAATCCCGCATTACTGCTGGACGAGGATCAAGAAAGACGATATTTCTCAAGGTTTCTCGAATTACTTTAGTAACTGCTGGAATAATTTTTTGTGATTTAGTATGACTTTGCTGGAACCGACTGGGAGTTTCCAATTGATAAAAAATAGCTTGTCGGTTAGAGCAAGGTATGTGGGGCTTTTTACCACCTTTATTAAAATTGTTATACATCACCCTAATTTCATCGGTGTGCGGGTTAGGATCGCCATCAATTTTGTAAAGTGTTAATTCCTGATCTTTACTAGCTTTACTGACACTTTCTCCGATTATAATAAGTTGGTCTGATAATAGCCCAATTTCAATCTCAAAATCAGTCCAACCGTCAGGAGCGTTATCAATGTGTGTTGCCAAGGTAAAATACTCTTTTTCTGCACCGAAAAGATCGATCGCTTGTCCACGAGCAATTGCATTCCCGCTTTGAATGTTGCGTTCAATGTCATCTAACCTGCTGCCTTTCGCTAACCACGAAAGTAAGCGAATTGCTTCTAGTGCATTACTTTTTCCTGACGCATTAGCACCGATTAAAAAGGTGATGGGTGCTAGAGACAAGGTTGCCTCCTGATAGCTTTTGAAATTCCGAAGAGTCAGCGATGTTAACATACTTTTCACCCATTAAATCTTGACTGGTGCAGTTTGAGCATTTGTACTAAAAGTTCCAATACCAGCGCAGCTTATAGACTCTAACAAGTACCGAAAACTAGCACCCATAACCTTGAAAACTCAAACTGTAGGGCAGGGCATATCCGAACAGTATAATCTAGGCTTGGGGAGATAAGATCGCTGTTTATTGGCATTAGGGCGGAACCCTTACCCTTACTGCAGGTCGCTTCTCAGAAAAAATTGAAAAGACGCTACTGGGTACATTTTCCCCTTGAAAATGGCTGTACCGTTGACTGTATCTAGAGTAGAGCGATTCTGTGGAGTTGGCTGTATGGTGATCGCTAACCTTATGATCACAGATGATGTCATTAATCTTTAGAGTAAGCAATTCCCTCTGTAGCCATGTTTTTGCTGGTTTTCTGCCCCGAAACAAGCTATAATGATCTAAGGGTCAAATTAGAAGATTTTTGCCGCAAACCCTATCTGCGTAAAGACTTCAGGATTTTGTGTTCAGTAGCTCATTGGTATTATATGGCTTTAACTCAGGCTCTGTAAGACTTTTAGCCATAGCTAGTATTTTTGTACGGGTAAAGTCCAGAGCTAAATGGTTGCCTTTTTTAACTTTTTTATTGATCTCATTAAGCATTTCTACTTATTGCAAGGGTGAGATGCTCCCTTATGAAATATGAAACTAGAGGCAAAGTCAAAATTAATAATCGTCTTAATTCCAATGAAATTAAAAGATATTGTCAACAAAGTCAAAATAGATTCTAGAAAATTAACCCAATATGCTCTCAATTTAGACAATCCAAAAGGATTAAATAAAGCCATCATG
This portion of the Microcystis aeruginosa NIES-2549 genome encodes:
- the dnaG gene encoding DNA primase encodes the protein MDTPRLHPDTIEEVKQRIDIVDLISERVVLKKRGREYVGLCPFHEEKSPSFTVSPAKQMYYCFGCGAGGNGIKFFMEVGKQSFSEVVFELARRYQIPIKTLAVEQRQELEQKLSLKEQLYEIMAVAVSFYQHALSQPQGEKALDYLKVQRQLTPETIANFQLGYSPQGWETLYRYLVEQKRYPVALVEQAGLIKARQNGSGYYDQFRDRLMIPIFDSQGRAIAFGSRTLGNEQPKYLNSPDTPLFEKGKTLFALDRAKQTIIQQDLAIVVEGYFDAIALHAAGINNVVACLGTALSQEQIKLLLRYSESKQIIFNFDADQAGIKATQRAIEEINSLVYSGQVNLKILNLPDGKDADEFLKSRADGVNSYRELIEKSPFWIDWQISQMLVNKDLKQGLHFQQVSSSMVSLLQKLIDGNQRTFYLDYCAEILAQKDAARLPYILKNLSKQVNKPLGKSPEITRKNILDKSEKNGSEKAEWLLLLIYLNSPEYRRLICELLDEKDLIFNVPDYRWLWQVILELETQITKPRDLMSALQNHLLIITTDKNRDFNSLFHLNEHTSQQILQPEEQIKDAIIAMEKISLMEYRRYCQEQLINALDSNQREFYQQEFYQTVNKLIAIDPHYQQA
- a CDS encoding beta-ketoacyl-ACP synthase; this translates as MNVVVTGIGLISSLGNLSQSWQRLLEGKTGINRQQPFSDLPALPLGLIGHKPAFLEDLTKIALIAALEDAKLTPPLKDCGVTIGSSRGCQGLWERMAATGIVENWLDSLPDRASVLTARLIETRAPVLAPMAACATGIWSIAQGVELIKMGECDRVLAGAIETPITPLTLVGFEQMGALAKTGCYPFDIAREGLVLGEGGAILVLESEELALSRNAPIYGQILGYGFTCDADHVSAPAVDNRSATKAIELCLHRSQLRKDEINYIHAHGTSTRLNDERESNLIASIFGSQVAVSSTKGATGHTLGASGALGVAFCLMALKNKLIPPCVGVRESPFQLNLARSAVNFSLHNCLCLSFGFGGQNAAIAVGKFFSDQ
- a CDS encoding peptidylprolyl isomerase, translated to MMKIRKSGWLSVVCVFLITTTTLFGCSSPEANSTPDNSSITQTSQPASSGSVNMDNYKPRLDGTAVVEMIIKGKPVTIEIDGNAAPITAGNFVDLVGRGFYNGLTFHRVVTEPQPFVAQGGDPQGRGTGGFVDPETKQPRYVPLEILLKDEKEPIYGKAIGQQATARTPIVALPHKRGAIAMARSQQPNSASSQFYFALSDINFLDGDYAVFGYVTKGMEVIDTIKQGDKIDSAKVISGAENLKK
- a CDS encoding photosystem I assembly protein Ycf4 yields the protein MKAQTTSKDSLILRQEVVGARRPSNYFWAVIVSIGGLGFLLAGLSSYLKVNLLLVSDTSALQFIPQGVALLFYGTAGTLLAIYLWLSLLWNVGGGYNEFNKETGKVKIFRWGYPGKNRRIDLDWPMEDVQAVRAEVREGLNPKRELFLRIKQRRDIPLTRVGDPMSLSELENQGAELARFLEIPLEGL
- a CDS encoding AAA family ATPase — its product is MLTSLTLRNFKSYQEATLSLAPITFLIGANASGKSNALEAIRLLSWLAKGSRLDDIERNIQSGNAIARGQAIDLFGAEKEYFTLATHIDNAPDGWTDFEIEIGLLSDQLIIIGESVSKASKDQELTLYKIDGDPNPHTDEIRVMYNNFNKGGKKPHIPCSNRQAIFYQLETPSRFQQSHTKSQKIIPAVTKVIRETLRNIVFLDPRPAVMRDYAYAKDDDIKEDGSNLSSVLYAVCQQGETQKNKLLDFIRSLPEQDITDIRFIITDRKDVMVKLIESFGNKEHQIDAPLLSDGTLRVLAIAATLLSVNPGTFVIIEEIDNGVHPSRADNLVKQIREIALERKLRVLITSHNPALLDAVPDSDIGNVLCCYRDPQAGDSRIVRLADLERFPELIVQGTLGQLMTKQVLDKFLKDKSTAEQRQQNALSWLEQLKQGEVA